From the Maioricimonas rarisocia genome, one window contains:
- a CDS encoding TadE/TadG family type IV pilus assembly protein codes for MKRQHHISLLNVLNRVTTRLRSVHSDERGTISILTVFCALMFTMLLILLINVARQLDDKIKMQNAADAAAYSGGVVLARGMNAIAFTNHLEADVFAVTAFLREARDRNAERQVPQILQAWTEMAPSFTIASRYPGSPFDRMAPLASAIPGKVPLEQTFVTSWSEMAAGAAAYALPVFEYILGTPETMDPTAGDHLIPNFQRAILATIPTLARDVTNEIALRHGIRQEDLDSVPAQLRDSPGTLSGSRGPQFGVLWRTTALPVGVTDEFSPMVRTLPVVDPDPYQADYYGVPDGATYLDEARRIRSRIAHDNLRRWIRDRDPTRGLDFADEEARMSQFARLFWTAACAQLEQLLTEEYPNTNVPMMIRHLADAWSNENIDQGFSFVGVVYRRHVEPTGPRMYLNPLNEATDAQTFAEIRLFIPRPRYLCCPWIAPSYGEDGQSGDIVGWYARRDNWSQRWDTFNQNWMVKLVPANSQAIPLILQSPPGGDLNGFRHPDLGLMEMRDLNAINTH; via the coding sequence ATGAAACGTCAGCATCACATCAGCCTCCTGAACGTTCTGAATCGGGTCACAACCCGACTGCGGAGCGTCCACAGCGACGAGCGGGGAACGATCAGTATCCTCACCGTCTTCTGTGCGCTGATGTTCACGATGCTGCTCATCCTGCTGATCAACGTCGCCCGACAACTCGACGACAAGATCAAGATGCAGAACGCCGCCGACGCAGCCGCTTACTCGGGCGGTGTGGTGCTCGCCCGCGGCATGAACGCGATCGCATTCACGAATCATCTCGAAGCAGACGTCTTCGCGGTCACCGCCTTTCTTCGCGAAGCCCGCGACCGCAATGCCGAACGTCAGGTGCCGCAGATCCTCCAGGCATGGACGGAGATGGCACCCAGTTTCACGATCGCCTCCCGCTACCCCGGTTCTCCCTTCGATCGGATGGCCCCGCTCGCCTCCGCGATCCCCGGCAAAGTGCCGCTGGAACAGACGTTCGTCACGAGCTGGAGCGAGATGGCGGCCGGTGCCGCCGCGTACGCGCTCCCTGTTTTCGAGTACATCCTGGGAACGCCCGAAACGATGGATCCCACGGCGGGCGATCATCTGATCCCGAACTTCCAGCGGGCAATCCTCGCAACGATCCCCACCCTGGCCCGCGACGTCACCAACGAAATCGCACTACGGCACGGCATCCGGCAGGAAGATCTCGACAGCGTTCCGGCCCAGCTCCGCGACTCGCCCGGCACCCTTTCCGGTTCACGCGGCCCCCAGTTCGGCGTGCTCTGGCGAACGACCGCACTCCCGGTCGGCGTGACCGACGAGTTCTCTCCCATGGTCCGCACACTGCCGGTCGTCGATCCCGATCCATACCAGGCAGACTATTACGGCGTGCCGGACGGCGCGACCTACCTCGACGAGGCCCGTCGCATTCGCTCGCGGATCGCTCACGACAACCTCCGCCGATGGATCCGGGACCGGGACCCCACGCGAGGTCTCGACTTCGCTGACGAAGAAGCCCGCATGTCCCAGTTCGCCCGCCTCTTCTGGACCGCCGCCTGCGCACAGCTCGAACAGCTGCTGACGGAAGAATATCCCAATACGAACGTGCCGATGATGATCCGCCATCTGGCGGATGCCTGGTCGAACGAGAACATCGACCAGGGGTTCAGCTTCGTCGGCGTCGTCTATCGTCGCCATGTGGAACCAACCGGCCCACGGATGTACCTCAACCCGCTCAACGAAGCGACCGACGCCCAGACGTTCGCCGAGATCCGCCTGTTCATCCCCCGGCCCCGATACCTCTGCTGCCCCTGGATTGCCCCTTCGTACGGCGAGGACGGCCAGTCGGGCGACATCGTGGGCTGGTACGCCCGCCGCGACAACTGGTCGCAGCGATGGGACACGTTCAACCAGAACTGGATGGTGAAACTCGTACCCGCCAACTCCCAGGCGATTCCCCTCATCCTGCAGTCCCCCCCCGGAGGCGACCTGAACGGTTTCCGCCACCCCGACCTGGGTCTGATGGAGATGCGGGACCTCAACGCCATCAACACGCACTGA